AAATCATCCGCTTGGAGAATATCTACGAGACGTGAAAGATTCAAGGCAGGTTCAAGGACAAACGTTGGTACTTGAGTAGCATATAAATAATCTGTGTTTATGTCTTTCCACGCATTTCCAATTTGCCTCCAAGCCTCACCATATGCCTCTTCTTTCGAAGCTCCATATTCTTTCATGTAACATTCAATGAATGAAGCTCCATGTTCTCTTTGTTGTTCGTGCTGCATCAAATACATTTATTTCAATACCATATTTAAACAATTAAGTTCAATTCAAACTATATAATATACTTACTTCATGTCCAATAATATCGTCCTTTAATCTATTGATTAGTGATGAAGCTGGAGCAACCAAAGACTCATTTATCATCCATTCAAACATGTCCTTGGATATAAATTCCTCCGCAACAATCAAACAAGTAATCAAAATCAATAGATTGGAAACGCTTATAGTAGCGTTTCTCTTATATTCCTCGCATTTTGGAATAATGCCATCTCTCAACCATTCTGCTTCCTTAAGATAGCTTCTGACCCATTTATTCGTCTACAAATATATACAGACATTAGAAACCTTGTTTGTAAAATCAATGATATCCATCTCTGGTTTTGCTTAGACATACCTCAATTTTCGCATAGTAGACATAGTGTGCTTTCCCATCTTTGGTCAATTCGTCTTCCATTTCATCAAAATAATCTAAAAAGACTTGATAAAGAGGTCTCATATAGGGCGATATCGAATCCATAGCACTAATGTCACATCTGCACATGCATAAATAACACATTACACATATAAGTATTTCTTACTCAATGTTGCAAAGAGTTTAGTAATTAAGTTTTATAGTTTTACCTCTCGACTGCACTGGTAAAAGGCACAAGTTCGTCATAAGTTGCATAAGCATCATACAGATCATCAGTGATGGTAATGATAACGATTAATTTTGTTATCGTCCTTCTTGCATGTACATATTGAGGCTCAAAATACACTCCCGTTGCCCAAAAATAACATTCCACCAATTTGTCTCTTGCATATGGGTATTTATTTTCACACTCCAGatctttccaccacctatatatgtataatatatcatacaaagaatatatatacattatatttatgagattaattaaagaggctaatacatatatatagtagtACCTTGTAAGTTCATTAAGCTCTCTTTGGTACATCTTTTGCAAAATGTGGAAATCCAACTTTGCAAATTCCAAAAGCAAATCATCATGTGATTCAATGTTCTCATAAATACGTATGTATTTACGAGCTACTACTCTTGTTGCGTTTTTATGAATGGGCTGGATCAAGGCTTCACTAACTTGAGCCTTGAGTGAGTTACCCAATTGAGGGCCCATGGACTTGAGATGAGTAACAGTAAAAGATAGAGCTTCTTCAAGAATTTCTTCTCCGTGTACTCTTAGATGTGCTGCTTCGTATAAGCTTAATAATCCTTCAACATCTTTAGTAAGACTTTCCTTGAATTTTCCGTCATGGTTGGTGAATTTCTTGAACACATCTGATTAATTATTGTTATAGTgagatattaaataattttttgtagATCTATACTAAAATTTTAAACATTCTAATTATTAGTAAAATTCCTACTGCCTTTGAGCTAATTTAACTTGAATATATTCTTGTTCGAGCCTTCATCtaagttatataaatattatattttcaatttggtaaaaaatttaaattcatgaaGATTAAATTCTAAATTCTCCTTGTCGCCGTTTTACTTTTGACCAAAAAGAAATTAGTATTTAATAAGGTGCATAGAATAATTAGAGTAGAGATACGATACCAGAAGACATGTTATGCCTTTGTCGTCTAACTAGTCTAAAACGAAGAGCAACAACGTAAAGATCATTGTCATCATCTTCATTTTTATTGTGTTCAgactcataaaaaatattttgaatggtTGTTTTGATCTCGTTTTTGAAATGATATGCCACTCCCAATCGTTGGATTGTGTCAATCAAGACAAGTTTTTGTGTACTATTGTCAGGAGTTTCAACTAACATTTGCCTGActttttctttcaactcttcaagttcaagttttTGTTGGCTACTAATTTCCTGCACCAAATGTAAAAGGTTATTATTGGTCTACTATCTTTTAATAGCACCAAATGCAATCCAACAccaataataacatattcagtATAGGTGAGATCTAGGAAGGTAGAATGCACCTTATCCCTACCCCGTTGAGGTAGACAGACCGTTTTTGAAAGACCTTTAGCTCTAATAATGCACACAAAAAAgggttgaaaaagaaaaaaatagagtaGTAAAGACGGCATACAAATAATAGGATAGCATTACATAGTTTTTAAAAAACAaggaacaataacaataactaaataatacaataataatgagATAATTGAAGCACAAAAAATGACATGAGgtaacataaatcataaaacAAGAAAATTACGAGAATAATGCTAGCTACTACGATTACTGATAAGAACAAAGAAACAATTATGATACATCAAACTACCATCAAGCCTGACCCACACAAAAAACGAGACATATATGAGTTTGTACATAACATACTGTGAGTTGAGGAGTGTAGGAGAGGAAATAGTCTCCCCAAACACTTGAGTGATAATTTGCCAATGGACGTGTAATAGTACTATCAGCCATTGCTAATTGATTCATGCTTTTTCTCTATCTCTCTCACTAATCTAAAATGTGAGATTTGGTGCTATATTTGGTGAGGCATTTTATAGTGCCCTTGGGGCGATAAGTGACAAAAGAGTCAAGTGATAATTACTTTACATTAAATCTCCCAAAAACATGGTCAAACTTATGATTTTATCCACTTGCGTAATGAACCGTTACAcgatatattattttaaacaaaGAAATAAACATTATTGTACATGATGTCAATCTaccaaatttcaaaatattaaaagagTTTTCTAATTCCATGACCTGCTATCATCCAAATTAATTATCAGAGAATTCCATCCTCCTTGATTGgcatcttttttttattataagaaTGGATGCTGAAGAAGCATGTG
This DNA window, taken from Solanum dulcamara chromosome 3, daSolDulc1.2, whole genome shotgun sequence, encodes the following:
- the LOC129883313 gene encoding sesquiterpene synthase 14b codes for the protein MNQLAMADSTITRPLANYHSSVWGDYFLSYTPQLTEISSQQKLELEELKEKVRQMLVETPDNSTQKLVLIDTIQRLGVAYHFKNEIKTTIQNIFYESEHNKNEDDDNDLYVVALRFRLVRRQRHNMSSDVFKKFTNHDGKFKESLTKDVEGLLSLYEAAHLRVHGEEILEEALSFTVTHLKSMGPQLGNSLKAQVSEALIQPIHKNATRVVARKYIRIYENIESHDDLLLEFAKLDFHILQKMYQRELNELTRWWKDLECENKYPYARDKLVECYFWATGVYFEPQYVHARRTITKLIVIITITDDLYDAYATYDELVPFTSAVERCDISAMDSISPYMRPLYQVFLDYFDEMEDELTKDGKAHYVYYAKIETNKWVRSYLKEAEWLRDGIIPKCEEYKRNATISVSNLLILITCLIVAEEFISKDMFEWMINESLVAPASSLINRLKDDIIGHEHEQQREHGASFIECYMKEYGASKEEAYGEAWRQIGNAWKDINTDYLYATQVPTFVLEPALNLSRLVDILQADDFTDSQSFLKDTITLLFVDSVYSTSSG